In a genomic window of Festucalex cinctus isolate MCC-2025b chromosome 11, RoL_Fcin_1.0, whole genome shotgun sequence:
- the gcc2 gene encoding GRIP and coiled-coil domain-containing protein 2, with protein sequence MEDPGGTVAESVASPPAGAPKSKLDTLSKDDLIKFTKKQMAAFQKMKSRCADLEKEVKALKEHSKNIPNISDESTLIQELTERMDALLLEKAETQQSLALTRKELEHTKQLAKDDVTNLGRVIEEHRRTIDILNTSIEESNSKHQDEVAYFQKLLKEREDSDRELDNEREKANPIEEASAQCHPEENTFSPEVKLQTLQAELEAIQERNSKEIAELQESHQNQLTEAQQEIENLKEDLAQRTLQHEEELKALEEDCEIERERLLLIQEELTEQLALKDSYLQDVQEEDEEPGRSSGIAKMLALSTCSQAESSLVDGELTQGGTLKVALEDLHAQNTMLQDELTLLSNVKSELEAELERVKDEFQMEREEMDFKINELQMIRESDPTATSPNVVNVESETNVSGDSKEPVQDQNSLEQDEQERLRSQCAVLTRERDSALADFYHIKGILQNLETELGQKTNDFVLQYKAMKEQGENTVKNLQYKTEQLSQEKEELSANVREVTEERNVLMETVGNLKLKLESYSADEQKLQSSAEKQTALAQELNQSVEKLTRQNEEILSQLQIKENMTEDLNEMVNTLTEERDRTQSLLQFQEEEMQDLKNKNAKDIESLLDEKQAAQLLKDETERELKMLKMEKENEMQILKEERDKMEASLKEEVNRMQEAASSSALTIKNISSENACLHEKLEETLTTLSQTQKEQDLLGSKLTTVETQLEQQSSQKSDLEAKVNSLTEEAALAGRELEAQSEALKNSKEEMADLRIRLEELEIERTLLRSSLEEAREERHSDAMEGELQAVQLERDALSANLEETLRDTGGLLKDLNDMKSLNEKMCAENQMLQAQINLMSQEKEEKVQADIDVLERERTEYKQELLDKDSQISQLRAELAALQDSAAKSASEENKYMEITQKIGELQKDNKEKDEMMIKIKTVAVKAKKELDTAKKEVANLKEEIASLKAEREKVNISMKDIIHSAEGYKNLQMDYDKQTEQLDKEREKVEAAERQIADLTKHLNSAVTQVDTISSEKEDLVAALETSRSTVKQIEVQIQELEKQSASLARDFLAEKAMKDQKIKDLSRATKDVDDLKAQLNKQQQQSQHTAHELEQLRKEAQQNSLLDMEMADYERLVKELNAKLSEKDEWSEELKAQITKLTEKEEMLKQEIETLKSQLDQGEEKTAKIKQLLVKSAKELSDAKKQENSLALLQASLRGELEANQQLLESTKIEVCDLTAERHRLQEQLRSALEQQQRSSSSLQQRINSLQQERDIAKAELVTTAEDFESYKVRVHNVLKQQKSKLNGQGESDASMREREQLLTQVDELRSRLEESQQTLQSSTAELQQLQTEHDTLLERHNKILQENVSKEADLRERLLSVQSENVDLRSELAQAQADSSSQIEAQRHTHREQLRKLQDDHRATVETLQGQLARVEEQLFNLQSQNSSVSVQASRKPLDTQRRTADQNQAGLGPVAPGDPQSMAREECEGMETTENESTSPTSLLSLEHLLMSPDPKQEPFVWTVEPTKDELTHKLSTTTRSLEHMNSLLHETEATNAVLMEQINLLKSEVRRLERNQEREKSVANLEYLKNVLLQFIFLRSGSERQALLPVIYTMLQLSPDEKSKLAAIAQGDEEASGTRGSGWGSYLHSWSGIR encoded by the exons ATGGAG GACCCTGGTGGCACAGTAGCTGAGTCTGTGGCTTCACCGCCAGCTGGTGCGCCCAAGTCGAAG CTGGACACATTGTCCAAAGATGATCTTATTAAATTTACCAAAAAGCAGATGGCTGCTTTCCAAAAGATGAAGAGCAGATGTGCAG ATTTAGAGAAAGAAGTCAAAGCTCTCAAagaacattccaaaaacatcccCAACATTTCCGATGAATCCACATTAATACAG GAGCTGACTGAGCGGATGGACGCATTATTACTGGAGAAGGCAGAAACCCAGCAAAGCCTTGCACTAACTCGTAAAGAATTGGAGCACACCAAGCAGCTTGCCAAG GATGATGTCACAAACCTTGGACGTGTCATAGAAGAGCACAGAAGAACAATTGATATTCTAAATACAAGCATAGAGGAATCCAATAGTAAGCACCAAGATGAAGTCGCATATTTTCAGAAATTGTTGAAGGAGCGAGAAGACAGTGACAGGGAGTTAGACAATGAAAGAGAGAAAGCAAACCCAATTGAGGAAGCCAGTGCTCAATGTCATCCAGAAGAGAACACATTTTCCCCAGAGGTTAAGCTTCAAACTCTTCAAGCTGAACTGGAAGCAATTCAAGAAAGAAACTCCAAAGAGATCGCTGAGCTGCAAGAGAGTCATCAGAATCAGCTGACTGAAGCCCAGCAGGAGATCGAGAACCTGAAGGAGGATTTGGCTCAGAGGACTCTGCAGCACGAGGAGGAGCTGAAAGCTTTGGAGGAGGACTGTGAGATCGAGAGGGAGCGTCTTCTGTTGATCCAGGAAGAGCTGACTGAACAGCTGGCCCTCAAAG ATAGTTACCTCCAGGATGtccaagaagaagatgaagaacctGGTCGCAGTTCAGGGATCGCGAAGATGCTGGCGCTGTCGACATGCAGTCAGGCAGAATCCAGCCTTGTTGATGGCGAGCTTACACAAGGTGGAACACTGAAAGTGGCCCTGGAAGACCTTCACGCTCAGAACACAATGTTACAAGATGAACTCACTCTGCTCAGTAATGTGAAGAGCGAGCTGGAGGCAGAGCTGGAGAGAGTCAAGGATGAGTTCCAGATGGAGAGAGAGGAGATGGACTTCAAAATCAATGAGCTGCAGATGATTCGGGAAAGTGACCCAACAGCAACAAGCCCAAATGTCGTTAATGTTGAGTCAGAGACAAACGTGTCAGGTGATTCCAAGGAGCCCGTCCAAGACCAAAATTCATTAGAACAAGATGAGCAAGAGAGGCTCAGGTCCCAGTGTGCGGTATTGACCCGAGAGAGGGACTCTGCTCTGGCTGACTTCTACCACATTAAGGGCATACTACAAAACCTGGAAACCGAACTAGGTCAGAAGACAAACGATTTTGTTCTCCAATATAAAGCCATGAAGGAACAAGGGGAAAACACTGTAAAGAACCTCCAATACAAGACAGAGCAACTCAGCCAAGAGAAGGAAGAATTGTCAGCAAACGTCAGAGAGGTTACAGAAGAGAGAAATGTTCTGATGGAGACTGTGGGGAATCTAAAGCTCAAACTTGAGAGTTACTCTGCTGATGAGCAGAAACTACAGTCCTCTGCAGAGAAACAAACAGCCTTAGCACAGGAGCTCAATCAATCTGTGGAAAAGCTTACCAGGCAGAATGAAGAGATCCtctctcaactgcaaataaaagaaaacatgacTGAAGACCTAAATGAGATGGTGAATACACTGACTGAAGAGCGAGACAGAACGCAATCCCTGCTTCAATTTCAGGAGGAGGAGATGCAGgaccttaaaaataaaaatgccaaagATATTGAGAGCCTGCTGGACGAGAAGCAGGCAGCACAACTACTGAAAGATGAGACCGAAAGAgagttgaaaatgttgaaaatggagAAGGAGAACGAAATGCAGATTTTAAAGGAGGAGAGAGACAAAATGGAGGCAAGCCTGAAAGAGGAAGTGAATAGAATGCAGGAGGCTGCATCCTCTTCGGCACTGACTATTAAAAACATCTCCTCGGAAAATGCTTGCCTCCATGAAAAACTGGAAGAGACTTTAACTACACTTTCCCAAACCCAGAAAGAGCAAGACCTTTTGGGCTCCAAGTTGACCACCGTAGAGACTCAACTGGAGCAGCAGTCTTCCCAAAAAAGTGACCTTGAAGCCAAGGTGAATTCTCTGACAGAAGAAGCAGCACTCGCTGGGAGAGAACTTGAGGCTCAGTCTGAAGCACTAAAAAACTCAAAGGAAGAAATGGCAGACCTCCGAATACGCTTAGAAGAGTTGGAAATAGAGAGAACCCTGTTGAGGAGCAGTCTTGAAGAGGCTCGAGAAGAAAGACATTCTGATGCGATGGAAGGCGAGCTTCAGGCTGTGCAGCTGGAGCGGGACGCGCTAAGCGCCAACCTGGAGGAGACGCTGAGGGATACTGGAGGGCTGCTGAAAGACTTGAACGATATGAAGTCACTCAATGAGAAGATGTGTGCTGAGAATCAGATGTTACAAGCACAAATAAATCTGATGTCCCAAGAGAAGGAAGAAAAGGTGCAGGCTGACATTGACGTTTTAGAGCGAGAACGTACAGAATACAAACAAGAGCTGTTGGACAAGGACTCACAAATATCACAGTTAAGGGCTGAGTTGGCTGCCCTGCAG GATTCCGCTGCCAAGTCTGCCTctgaagaaaataaatacatggaaaTTACACAGAAAATAG GTGAATTGCAGAAGGACAACAAAGAGAAGGATGAGATGATGATCAAAATCAAGACAGTGGCTGTCAAAGCAAAGAAGGAGCTGGATACAGCTAAAAAGGAG gttGCAAACCTCAAAGAGGAAATAGCATCTCTAAAAGCAGAACGAGAGAAAGTGAATATCTCAATGAAGGACATCATCCATAGTGCTGAAGGCTACAAG aaCCTGCAGATGGATTATGACAAGCAGACGGAGCAACTggataaagagagagagaaggtgGAGGCAGCAGAGAGACAGATCGCTGACCTGACCAAACACCTCAACAGTGCTGTCACACAG gTCGATACGATCAGCAGTGAGAAGGAGGACCTTGTTGCTGCTCTGGAGACCTCCAGGAGCACGGTGAAGCAGATTGAAGTTCAGATCCAAGAGCTGGAAAAGCAGTCAGCCAGTCTAGCCAGAGATTTTTTAGCGGAGAAGGCAATGAAAGACCAAAAGATCAAG GATCTGTCAAGGGCCACAAAAGATGTGGATGATCTAAAAGCCCAGCtcaacaaacagcagcagcagtcgCAGCACACTGCCCACGAGCTGGAGCAGCTACGCAAG GAGGCGCAGCAGAACTCTCTGTTGGACATGGAGATGGCCGACTATGAACGTCTGGTCAAAGAACTCAATGCCAAACTCTCAGAAAAAGATGAGTGGTCTGAGGAGTTAAAGGCTCAAATAACCAAACTGACTGAGAAGGAGGAAATGCTAAAACAAGAAATTG AAACTTTGAAATCCCAGTTGGACCAAGGGGAAGAGAAAACCGCCAAAATCAAACAGTTGCTGGTGAAATCTGCAAAAGAGCTGTCGGATGCCAAGAAGCAG GAAAACTCCCTGGCGCTGTTGCAGGCCTCGTTAAGAGGAGAGCTGGAGGCTAACCAGCAACTGTTAGAAAGCACCAAA ATTGAGGTTTGTGACCTGACCGCTGAGCGCCATCGTCTGCAGGAACAACTCAGGTCTGCATTGGAGCAACAGCAAAGGAGCAGCAGTTCTCTGCAGCAAAGAATTAACAGCCTGCAGCAGGAGAGAGACATTGCTAAG GCTGAACTTGTGACAACTGCTGAGGACTTTGAGAGTTATAAGGTTCGAGTACACAATGTGCTAAAACAGCAAAAAAGCAAGCTCAATGGGCAAGGTGAAAGCGATGCCAGCATGCGAGAAag AGAGCAGTTGTTGACTCAGGTGGACGAGCTGAGGTCCAGATTGGAAGAGAGCCAGCAGACTCTCCAGAGTAGCACCGCAGAGCTGCAGCAGCTCCAGACTGAGCATGACACTCTGTTGGAGCGACACAACAAAATCCTGCAGGAAAATGTGAGCAAGGAGGCCGACCTCCGAGAGAG ACTGCTGTCGGTGCAGTCCGAGAACGTGGATCTGCGGTCAGAGTTGGCTCAGGCTCAAGCTGACTCATCTTCCCAGATCGAGGCCCAGCGACATACCCACAGGGAGCAGCTGAGGAAGCTGCAGGACGACCACCGCGCCACAGTTGAGACGCTGCAGGGGCAGCTGGCTCGTGTTGAGGAGCAGCTCTTTAACCTGCAGAGTCAGAACA GCTCCGTGTCGGTCCAAGCCAGTCGGAAGCCTCTTGATACTCAACGCAGAACTGCAGACCAGAATCAGGCAGGTCTGGGACCAGTTGCCCCGGGTGACCCCCAGTCTATGGCCAGGGAGGAGTGTGAGGGCATGGAGACCACAGAGAATGAAAGTACCTCCCCGACATCACTACTTTCTCTGGAGCACCTTCTCATGTCACCGGACCCCAAGCAAG AGCCTTTCGTGTGGACTGTAGAACCCACCAAAGACGAACTTACTCACAAACTGAGCACAACAACACGCAGTCTGGAGCATATGAATAGCCTCCTGCATGAAACTGAGGCTACCAATGCTGTTCTCATGGAGCAGATCAAT
- the tmem223 gene encoding transmembrane protein 223 has translation MSLLRICGALRPLCPITIKEKVALLRSKFPVSGVSNRLAHVCFAGPGRRVFARRGLYTFTEPSRDVTLFQHDRTGFVRLIAVFCVGQFVFWSYLAHFAYTGLKDTGPTREQKNKTPTNTALAGMWSFEMNLGSNTWRYGFTVGCVTIGACILGLGILFSRRSVSQVVLLRGGKMVSVTTQSPLGMGHGRRMIVPLSQVACHAHRHESPSFIPLQIKGHKLYFLIDKAGTINNAKLFDVTVGAYRPL, from the coding sequence ATGAGTTTACTTCGCATTTGCGGCGCATTACGTCCACTCTGTCCGATCACTATCAAAGAAAAAGTCGCGTTACTACGGTCAAAGTTTCCAGTGAGTGGCGTGTCTAACCGGCTTGCccatgtgtgttttgccggaccGGGGAGACGTGTTTTTGCACGCCGCGGCCTCTACACCTTCACTGAGCCCTCCAGAGACGTCACCCTGTTCCAACACGACCGAACGGGCTTCGTCCGCCTCATCGCTGTCTTCTGCGTGGGTCAGTTTGTCTTCTGGTCGTACCTGGCTCACTTCGCCTACACCGGCCTCAAAGACACTGGTCCCACCCGGGAGCAGAAGAATAAAACTCCCACCAACACCGCTTTGGCTGGGATGTGGAGTTTTGAAATGAACCTGGGGTCCAACACCTGGCGGTATGGCTTCACGGTTGGATGTGTGACAATAGGAGCATGCATACTGGGACTGGGAATTCTGTTTTCTCGGCGCTCTGTCAGTCAGGTGGTTTTACTCCGAGGTGGGAAGATGGTGTCGGTTACCACACAGTCACCTCTGGGAATGGGCCACGGCCGAAGAATGATAGTTCCGTTGTCCCAGGTCGCCTGCCACGCCCACAGACACGAGTCCCCCTCATTCATCCCTCTCCAAATCAAGGGACACAAATTGTACTTTCTGATTGACAAAGCCGGCACTATCAACAATGCAAAACTATTTGATGTAACTGTTGGGGCATACCGTCCTCTATAA